Proteins co-encoded in one Kribbella solani genomic window:
- a CDS encoding winged helix-turn-helix domain-containing protein: MVTARVPAPVDVDLTSTEPEPFPLLIAVAASPEQRVRLAELVDDVAPLLLVSSLDELRKLLVPAQQPPPAAPENPEPPEPDAADTYPDATPGRNDGTDDVLTIDRTRAVARWRGREIQLTELERDLLTQLMSSPLRVWSYKSLHQTVWRARNVRGTADVHSVVKRLRRKLDALGTTVTIDAVRGIGFRLTDHQRPTITDLRAG; this comes from the coding sequence ATGGTCACCGCCCGTGTCCCCGCCCCAGTGGACGTCGACCTGACCAGCACCGAACCCGAGCCGTTCCCGCTCCTGATCGCGGTCGCGGCATCACCAGAACAGCGGGTCCGGCTGGCTGAACTCGTCGACGACGTCGCACCGCTGCTCCTCGTCTCCAGCCTCGACGAGCTACGCAAGCTGCTCGTACCCGCCCAGCAGCCACCACCGGCCGCACCCGAAAATCCCGAACCACCCGAACCCGACGCCGCCGACACGTACCCCGACGCCACCCCCGGCCGGAACGACGGCACCGACGACGTACTCACCATCGACCGAACCCGCGCCGTAGCCCGCTGGCGCGGCCGCGAAATCCAACTGACCGAACTCGAACGCGACCTGCTCACCCAACTGATGTCATCGCCGCTACGGGTCTGGTCGTACAAGTCGCTGCACCAAACCGTCTGGCGAGCCCGAAACGTCCGCGGCACCGCCGACGTCCACTCGGTCGTCAAACGCCTGCGCCGAAAACTCGACGCCCTCGGAACAACCGTAACCATCGACGCCGTCCGCGGAATCGGCTTCCGCCTGACCGACCACCAACGCCCCACCATCACAGACCTCCGAGCCGGCTGA
- a CDS encoding HNH endonuclease: MTEPVRYQEGKDNNVLSSALYDAYKGKCWWCGRAMPFPDAEIDHLLPRSASPERVAELAQELGLDGDFDVHDPRNLGPICPGCNKEKASTDFTKVPRIVSKLRKAENLRPRVIRLVRTFHDTKAIAAALLRAKAADLSDADARRTLNEHAPGFIQAMANAGVDLDYSAYSVVDVERGEDGPLEVEVTLGAVSRRALGVLEDACGGELPAVLEEPVIALERILHKDVFSAFENKHIPGGAAYPGSVESGWLDVAVRSVSLDRSGTYFEFTFEGTFQGQFPVTLLHDSVDPGTLEEGAGEAFADGEFSFPAEWDPSDGDVEIIVGEPTLTYNELKTWIDY, translated from the coding sequence GTGACTGAACCTGTGCGTTATCAGGAAGGTAAGGACAACAACGTCTTGTCGTCGGCGCTTTATGACGCCTACAAGGGCAAGTGTTGGTGGTGCGGCCGGGCGATGCCGTTCCCGGACGCGGAGATCGATCATCTGCTGCCCAGGTCCGCGTCGCCTGAACGAGTGGCCGAGCTTGCTCAGGAGCTGGGGCTCGACGGCGACTTCGACGTTCATGACCCGAGGAACCTCGGTCCGATCTGCCCGGGCTGCAACAAGGAGAAGGCCAGCACTGATTTCACGAAGGTCCCACGAATCGTCAGCAAGCTGCGCAAGGCGGAGAATCTCCGGCCGCGGGTCATCCGCCTCGTCCGCACATTCCACGACACAAAGGCCATCGCGGCGGCGTTGCTGCGGGCGAAGGCGGCGGATCTGTCGGATGCGGATGCCCGGCGAACGCTGAACGAGCACGCGCCCGGGTTCATCCAGGCGATGGCGAACGCCGGCGTCGACCTGGACTACTCCGCGTACTCCGTCGTCGACGTCGAGCGCGGTGAGGACGGACCACTCGAGGTCGAGGTCACGCTCGGCGCGGTCAGCCGGCGGGCATTGGGCGTACTCGAAGATGCTTGCGGCGGGGAGTTGCCGGCTGTACTTGAAGAGCCGGTGATCGCGCTCGAGAGAATCCTCCACAAGGATGTCTTCAGTGCTTTCGAGAACAAGCACATTCCCGGCGGTGCGGCGTACCCCGGGTCGGTCGAGTCTGGTTGGCTCGACGTCGCCGTCCGGTCGGTGTCGCTTGATCGCAGTGGGACGTACTTCGAGTTCACGTTCGAGGGGACGTTCCAGGGGCAGTTCCCGGTCACTCTGCTCCATGACTCGGTGGACCCGGGCACGCTTGAGGAGGGGGCCGGCGAGGCGTTCGCCGACGGCGAGTTCAGCTTCCCGGCCGAATGGGATCCCAGCGACGGCGACGTGGAGATCATCGTCGGCGAACCCACGCTGACCTACAACGAACTGAAAACCTGGATCGACTACTGA
- a CDS encoding alpha-1,4-glucan--maltose-1-phosphate maltosyltransferase encodes MTGRIPITDVTPTVDAGAYPAKASVGETFTIAATVFREGHDAVNANVVLTSPSGQTRRMLMTPAGQGSDRWTVDVTLQEQGAWTFAVEGWSDPYGTWRHNAEIKVPAGLDVDLMFAEGAAFFDRAAAGVPPAVRADRGTLSDAAHALANGALPPEARLAAGTSPQVRAALGRYPVRELITSSETYPVWVDRTRALYGSWYEFFPRSEGATYDDATDTWKSGTFRTAAQRLEAVAKMGFDILYVPPIHPVGHSFRKGPNNTLDPKPGDPGSPWAIGSEDGGHDAIHPELGTFEDFEYFVGRAREVGLEVAIDLALQASPDHPWVKDHPKWFSIRADGSIAYAENPPKKYQDIYPINFDNDPEGIYAEVLRIVRLWIAKGVTVFRVDNPHTKPVNFWEYLLGEIRKTDPDVVFLSEAFTRRPMMQELAKVGFHQSYTYFTWRNEKWELEEYLTELTSETGHFLRPNFFVNTPDILTAYLQYGGPGAFKIRAAIAATSSPAWGVYAGYELFEHVALRPGSEEYLDTEKFQLRPRDWATAEAEGRSLAPYLTLLNNIRRRHPSLQQLRNLSLHSVDDEAIMCFSKRSTAPDGHSDTIIVVVNTDPHSVRESMVHLDMAALGMRPEDTFTVYDEITGATWRWGQQNYIKLDPNGEPAHILAVRRGQA; translated from the coding sequence ATGACTGGGCGCATCCCGATCACCGATGTCACGCCGACCGTCGACGCCGGCGCCTATCCGGCGAAGGCCTCGGTCGGTGAGACCTTCACCATCGCGGCCACGGTCTTCCGCGAAGGCCATGACGCGGTGAACGCGAACGTCGTTCTGACCTCGCCGTCGGGACAGACCAGACGGATGCTGATGACGCCCGCCGGCCAGGGCAGCGACCGCTGGACCGTCGACGTGACGCTGCAGGAGCAGGGCGCGTGGACGTTCGCGGTCGAAGGCTGGAGCGACCCGTACGGGACGTGGCGGCACAACGCCGAGATCAAGGTCCCGGCCGGGCTCGACGTCGACCTGATGTTCGCCGAGGGCGCTGCCTTCTTCGACCGCGCCGCGGCCGGCGTACCGCCCGCGGTCCGGGCCGATCGCGGCACCCTGAGCGACGCCGCGCACGCGCTGGCGAACGGCGCACTGCCACCGGAAGCACGGCTCGCGGCCGGCACCTCCCCGCAGGTTCGCGCCGCCCTCGGCCGGTATCCGGTGCGCGAACTGATCACGTCCTCCGAGACGTACCCGGTGTGGGTGGACCGGACCCGCGCGTTGTACGGCAGCTGGTACGAGTTCTTCCCGCGCTCCGAGGGCGCGACGTACGACGACGCGACCGACACCTGGAAGTCGGGTACGTTCCGGACCGCCGCGCAACGCCTCGAAGCGGTCGCCAAGATGGGCTTCGACATCCTGTACGTACCGCCGATCCACCCGGTCGGCCACTCGTTCCGCAAAGGCCCGAACAACACCCTCGACCCGAAACCCGGCGACCCGGGTTCGCCGTGGGCGATCGGCTCCGAGGACGGCGGCCACGACGCCATCCACCCCGAACTCGGCACCTTCGAGGACTTCGAGTACTTCGTCGGCCGCGCCCGCGAGGTCGGCCTCGAAGTCGCGATCGACCTGGCCCTGCAGGCCTCGCCGGACCACCCGTGGGTGAAGGACCACCCGAAGTGGTTCTCGATTCGCGCCGACGGCTCCATCGCGTACGCCGAGAACCCGCCGAAGAAGTACCAGGACATCTACCCGATCAACTTCGACAACGACCCCGAAGGCATCTACGCCGAAGTACTGCGGATCGTGCGGCTGTGGATCGCCAAGGGCGTCACGGTGTTCCGGGTCGACAACCCGCACACCAAGCCGGTCAACTTCTGGGAGTACCTGCTCGGCGAGATCCGCAAGACCGACCCGGACGTGGTGTTCCTGTCCGAGGCGTTCACCCGGCGGCCGATGATGCAGGAGCTCGCGAAGGTCGGTTTCCACCAGTCGTACACGTACTTCACCTGGCGCAACGAGAAGTGGGAGCTGGAGGAGTACCTGACCGAGCTGACCTCGGAGACCGGGCATTTCCTGCGGCCGAACTTCTTCGTCAACACCCCGGACATCCTGACCGCCTACCTGCAGTACGGCGGGCCGGGCGCGTTCAAGATCCGCGCGGCGATCGCGGCGACCTCATCACCCGCCTGGGGCGTGTACGCCGGGTACGAACTCTTCGAACACGTCGCGCTGCGGCCCGGCTCCGAGGAGTACCTCGACACCGAGAAGTTCCAGCTCCGGCCGCGGGACTGGGCAACCGCCGAGGCCGAAGGCCGTTCGCTGGCGCCGTACCTGACGCTGCTCAACAACATCCGGCGGCGGCACCCGTCACTGCAGCAACTCCGTAACCTGTCCCTGCACTCCGTCGACGACGAAGCCATCATGTGCTTCTCGAAACGCTCCACCGCCCCCGACGGCCACAGCGACACGATCATCGTCGTGGTGAACACCGACCCGCACTCCGTCCGCGAATCCATGGTCCACCTCGACATGGCCGCCCTCGGCATGCGCCCCGAAGACACCTTCACCGTCTACGACGAAATCACCGGCGCGACCTGGCGCTGGGGCCAACAGAACTACATCAAACTCGACCCCAACGGCGAACCCGCCCACATCCTCGCCGTACGCCGAGGGCAGGCCTAG
- the glgP gene encoding alpha-glucan family phosphorylase, which yields MRAIRRFSVRPVLPEPLTGLGTLVNNLRWAWHPETQDVFEAVDPQLWRSTGGDPVKLLGEVPAARLDELANDHAFLRRLELAVTDLDGYVTDGKWFQTSGQPLSAVAYFSPEFGITHVLPQYSGGLGILAGDHLKAASDLGVPLIGVGLLYRHGYFAQSLNREGWQQERYPLVDPDGLPISLLRDGDAPATVTLTLPGNRELHAQIWVAQVGRVPLLMLDSDIEENEPSEREVTDRLYGGSTEHRLLQELLLGVGGVRAVRTYCRITGHAAPEVFHTNEGHAGFLGIERIRELATEKDLDFDTALEVNRGGTVFTTHTPVPAGIDRFPVELIQQHFSADVFGPEVPIERILELGAEDFEGGDPALFNMAIMGLRLAQRANGVSKLHGVVSRGMFSGLWPSFDPVDVPITSITNGVHAPTWVAREVHDLTYATYTAEGDSVFEGLDKSTDAQIWETKRLLRQRFIDDTRARVRQSWLNRGASDAELGWVDSILDPDVLTMGFARRVPSYKRLTLMLRDPERLKSMLLHPERPVQIVIAGKAHPHDEGGKKLIQEMVRFADDPEVRHRIVFVPDYDIALAQPMYPGCDVWLNNPLRPYEACGTSGMKAALNGALNLSIRDGWWDEWYDDEFGWAIPSAEGIEDTDRRDDLEAHALYDLIEKQVAPRFYDGEVPGRWIEMLRHTIKELGPKVLATRMVRDYVEQLYVPAARSSRSLNSTYDGARELAAWKQKVRAAWPSIRVDHVELQGLGDVPQLGTTVGIRAFAAIGDLTPSDLCVEVLHGRVDANDEITDPVRAVLSLAETYEGNRHRYEGELKLDRTGPFGYTVRVVPNHTGLASVAELGLAAGPSDPEDPETPDLPAGSEF from the coding sequence GTGCGAGCGATACGACGATTCTCCGTCCGCCCTGTCCTGCCCGAGCCGTTGACCGGCCTGGGCACCCTGGTGAACAACCTCCGCTGGGCCTGGCACCCGGAGACGCAGGACGTCTTCGAGGCCGTCGACCCGCAGTTGTGGCGGAGCACCGGCGGTGACCCGGTCAAACTGCTCGGTGAGGTACCGGCGGCCCGGCTCGACGAGCTGGCCAACGACCACGCTTTCCTGCGCCGGCTGGAACTGGCAGTCACCGACCTGGACGGCTACGTAACCGACGGCAAGTGGTTCCAGACCTCCGGGCAGCCGCTCAGCGCGGTCGCCTACTTCTCCCCGGAGTTCGGCATCACGCACGTGCTGCCGCAGTACTCCGGCGGTCTCGGCATCCTCGCCGGTGACCACCTGAAGGCGGCCAGCGACCTGGGCGTACCGCTGATCGGTGTCGGCCTGCTGTACCGGCACGGTTACTTCGCGCAGTCGCTGAACCGTGAGGGCTGGCAGCAGGAGCGGTACCCGCTGGTCGACCCGGACGGGCTGCCGATCAGCCTGCTCCGCGACGGCGACGCGCCGGCCACGGTCACCCTGACCCTGCCCGGCAACCGCGAGCTGCACGCGCAGATCTGGGTCGCCCAGGTCGGCCGGGTGCCGCTGCTGATGCTCGACTCCGACATCGAGGAGAACGAGCCGTCCGAGCGCGAGGTGACCGACCGGCTGTACGGCGGTTCGACCGAGCACCGGTTGCTGCAGGAGCTGCTGCTCGGCGTCGGCGGTGTCCGCGCCGTGCGGACGTACTGCCGGATCACCGGGCACGCGGCGCCGGAGGTGTTCCACACCAACGAGGGCCACGCCGGATTCCTCGGCATCGAGCGGATCCGCGAGCTGGCCACCGAGAAGGACCTGGACTTCGACACCGCGCTCGAGGTCAACCGTGGCGGCACCGTGTTCACCACGCACACGCCGGTCCCGGCCGGTATCGACCGGTTCCCGGTCGAGCTGATCCAGCAGCACTTCTCCGCCGACGTGTTCGGCCCGGAGGTCCCGATCGAGCGCATCCTCGAGCTCGGTGCCGAGGACTTCGAGGGCGGCGACCCGGCGCTGTTCAACATGGCGATCATGGGGCTGCGGCTGGCCCAGCGCGCGAACGGCGTGTCCAAGCTGCACGGCGTGGTCAGCCGGGGGATGTTCTCCGGGCTGTGGCCGAGCTTCGACCCGGTCGACGTGCCGATCACCTCGATCACCAACGGTGTCCACGCGCCGACCTGGGTCGCCCGTGAGGTGCACGACCTGACCTACGCGACGTACACGGCCGAGGGTGACTCGGTGTTCGAGGGACTGGACAAGTCCACCGACGCGCAGATCTGGGAGACGAAGCGACTCCTCCGGCAGCGCTTCATCGACGACACCCGCGCCCGGGTCCGCCAGTCCTGGCTGAACCGCGGCGCCAGCGACGCCGAGCTCGGCTGGGTCGACTCGATCCTGGACCCGGACGTACTGACGATGGGCTTCGCGCGGCGGGTCCCGTCGTACAAGCGGCTGACCCTGATGCTGCGTGACCCGGAGCGGCTGAAGTCGATGCTGCTGCACCCGGAGCGTCCGGTGCAGATCGTCATCGCCGGCAAGGCACACCCGCACGACGAGGGTGGCAAGAAGCTGATCCAGGAGATGGTCCGCTTCGCCGACGACCCGGAGGTACGGCACCGGATCGTGTTCGTGCCGGACTACGACATCGCGCTGGCGCAGCCGATGTACCCCGGGTGTGACGTCTGGCTGAACAACCCGCTCCGCCCGTACGAGGCGTGTGGCACGTCCGGGATGAAGGCGGCGCTGAACGGCGCGCTGAACCTGTCCATCCGGGACGGCTGGTGGGACGAGTGGTACGACGACGAGTTCGGCTGGGCGATCCCGTCCGCCGAAGGGATCGAGGACACCGACCGGCGTGACGACCTCGAGGCGCACGCGCTGTACGACCTGATCGAGAAGCAGGTCGCGCCGCGGTTCTACGACGGCGAGGTGCCGGGCCGCTGGATCGAGATGCTCCGGCACACGATCAAGGAGCTCGGCCCGAAGGTGCTCGCCACCCGGATGGTGCGGGACTACGTCGAGCAGCTGTACGTACCGGCGGCGCGGTCGTCGCGTTCGCTGAACTCGACGTACGACGGCGCCCGCGAGCTGGCCGCCTGGAAGCAGAAGGTCCGCGCCGCGTGGCCGTCGATCCGCGTCGACCACGTGGAGCTGCAGGGCCTCGGCGACGTACCGCAGCTGGGGACCACGGTCGGTATCCGGGCGTTCGCCGCGATCGGTGACCTGACTCCGTCGGACCTCTGCGTAGAGGTTCTGCACGGCCGGGTCGACGCCAACGACGAGATCACCGACCCGGTCCGGGCGGTGCTGTCGCTGGCGGAGACGTACGAGGGCAACCGGCACCGCTACGAGGGTGAGCTGAAGCTGGACCGCACCGGCCCGTTCGGCTACACCGTCCGCGTGGTCCCGAACCACACCGGTCTGGCCAGCGTCGCCGAGCTCGGCCTGGCCGCCGGCCCGTCCGACCCGGAGGACCCCGAAACCCCGGACCTCCCCGCCGGCTCGGAGTTCTGA
- a CDS encoding transglutaminase-like domain-containing protein — MNKNDAPTYLSPADYAIQTWFSDPGAHAGLYDALPTDVPGIAAVVRNLLVHYRGGGIEFTGERLAEIDHRSVSAMLSTDQKRNGRPLAEPREPFDRIVGCCRDYTLLFVSILRHQGVPARSRIGFADYFTPGYNHDHVVAEYWNGDRWVMIDAELEPGERSFDVQDMPAGPFPSAAEVWLGVRAGDLDPDNYGIGPGQPIGGGWFVRNYVHYELAHLNGDELLLWDNWGDMSDTLEGADLALTDQVADLLLASGNGDAAATKQVNNLYRTNPALTFAGRSFITSPAGGPYRLIEV, encoded by the coding sequence ATGAACAAGAACGATGCACCGACGTACCTGTCCCCCGCGGACTACGCGATCCAGACCTGGTTCAGCGACCCCGGTGCCCATGCCGGACTGTACGACGCGCTGCCGACCGACGTACCCGGGATCGCGGCCGTGGTTCGTAATCTGCTGGTGCACTACCGCGGCGGCGGGATCGAGTTCACCGGCGAGCGGCTGGCCGAGATCGACCACCGGTCGGTGTCCGCGATGCTCAGCACCGACCAGAAACGCAACGGACGGCCGCTGGCCGAGCCGCGCGAACCGTTCGACCGGATCGTCGGCTGCTGCCGTGACTACACGTTGCTGTTCGTCTCGATCCTGCGCCACCAGGGCGTTCCGGCCCGCAGCCGGATCGGATTCGCCGACTACTTCACCCCTGGGTACAACCACGACCACGTGGTCGCCGAGTACTGGAACGGTGATCGCTGGGTGATGATCGACGCCGAGCTGGAGCCGGGCGAACGCTCGTTCGACGTCCAGGACATGCCTGCCGGCCCGTTCCCGTCGGCCGCGGAGGTCTGGCTGGGCGTCCGCGCCGGCGACCTCGACCCGGACAACTACGGCATCGGTCCCGGTCAGCCGATCGGCGGCGGCTGGTTCGTCCGCAACTACGTGCACTACGAACTCGCCCACCTGAACGGCGACGAGCTTCTGCTCTGGGACAACTGGGGTGACATGTCCGACACTCTCGAAGGCGCCGACCTCGCCCTGACCGACCAGGTCGCCGATCTGTTGCTTGCCTCCGGCAACGGTGACGCCGCGGCCACCAAGCAGGTCAACAACCTCTACCGCACCAACCCGGCCCTCACCTTCGCGGGCCGCTCCTTCATCACCTCACCCGCCGGCGGACCGTACCGGCTGATCGAGGTCTAG
- a CDS encoding MerR family transcriptional regulator, with protein sequence MLTISEFGRRTGLSHKALRLYDVSGLLTPAQVDPANGYRWYTEEQLERARRISVLRQLDMPLATITEVLAGTDEEALIRLDRWWAAEEATTAARRATLQYLRDRLARTGTSGLTPRPVHTRDVPATKIASIRAETDQQQLIGVIVSCTDEIMTYLHKAGATVTAGSWVIYHGAVTPDAQATVEVCVPFGGLVDPDGRIGIRVEPAHHEAYCTITMDECAYPRIMLAYDLVFDWVRANGIPDAGPPREVYFANCQSIPRDEPAVDIALPVHNRKP encoded by the coding sequence GTGTTGACGATCAGTGAGTTCGGGCGGCGGACCGGGCTGTCGCACAAGGCCTTGCGGCTGTACGACGTGTCTGGGCTGCTTACGCCGGCTCAGGTGGACCCGGCCAACGGGTACCGCTGGTACACCGAGGAGCAGTTGGAGCGTGCTCGGCGGATCAGTGTGTTGCGGCAGTTGGACATGCCGCTCGCGACGATCACCGAAGTACTGGCGGGGACCGACGAGGAGGCGCTGATCCGGCTGGACCGGTGGTGGGCCGCCGAGGAGGCGACCACGGCCGCGCGCCGGGCGACGCTGCAGTACCTGCGGGACCGGCTGGCCCGGACCGGTACGTCCGGGCTGACACCACGCCCGGTACACACCCGGGACGTGCCCGCGACCAAGATCGCGTCGATCCGGGCCGAGACCGACCAGCAACAGCTGATCGGGGTGATCGTGTCGTGCACCGACGAGATCATGACGTACCTGCACAAGGCAGGCGCGACCGTGACCGCGGGGTCGTGGGTGATCTACCACGGCGCGGTGACACCGGACGCGCAGGCGACCGTCGAGGTGTGCGTACCGTTCGGCGGTCTGGTCGACCCGGACGGCCGGATCGGTATCCGGGTCGAACCGGCGCACCACGAGGCGTACTGCACGATCACGATGGACGAGTGCGCGTACCCGCGGATCATGCTCGCGTACGACCTCGTCTTCGACTGGGTCCGGGCCAACGGCATCCCCGACGCGGGACCGCCGCGCGAGGTGTACTTCGCGAACTGCCAGTCGATCCCCCGTGACGAACCGGCCGTCGACATCGCTCTGCCCGTTCACAACAGAAAGCCCTGA
- a CDS encoding SGNH/GDSL hydrolase family protein produces MTTPIGALHRAIMRWGEAERTSSRLTIQRWLDGVAYVDVQARTYADYWTRQNADVLTANGPLWVVLGDSTAQGLGASSPLHGYVGQVLNALRRKGTPWRVLNLSRSGAQTRHVLEDQLPLLDGLNPALVTCGIGNNDILATPPKRFRDHLRQVIDRLPSSSVVMDLTVPDRLWRVGGAVSPYVSGINQWISSTAGSRGLPVAEVSRHARPPWRGMLAPDAFHPNNLGYRRHADALLAALPTHVLTPKQM; encoded by the coding sequence TTGACCACACCGATCGGTGCGCTGCACCGCGCCATCATGCGCTGGGGGGAGGCGGAGCGGACCAGCTCGCGGCTGACCATCCAGCGGTGGCTGGACGGCGTGGCGTACGTAGACGTGCAGGCGCGCACGTACGCGGACTACTGGACCAGACAGAACGCGGATGTACTGACAGCCAACGGTCCGCTCTGGGTCGTACTGGGCGACTCGACCGCACAAGGACTGGGTGCGTCGTCACCACTGCACGGGTACGTCGGCCAAGTCCTCAACGCACTACGCCGCAAGGGAACACCCTGGCGCGTACTGAACCTGTCCAGATCCGGTGCGCAGACCCGGCACGTACTGGAAGACCAGCTGCCCTTGCTGGACGGACTGAATCCCGCACTGGTCACCTGTGGCATCGGCAACAACGACATCCTCGCTACCCCACCAAAGCGCTTCCGCGACCACCTACGCCAGGTGATCGACCGGCTCCCGTCGTCGTCGGTCGTGATGGACCTGACCGTTCCGGACCGGCTGTGGCGCGTCGGCGGAGCAGTCAGCCCGTACGTGTCCGGAATCAACCAGTGGATCAGCAGCACGGCCGGCTCCCGCGGCCTGCCGGTTGCCGAGGTCTCCCGGCACGCACGTCCACCGTGGCGCGGCATGCTCGCACCAGACGCGTTCCACCCCAACAACCTGGGCTACCGCCGCCACGCAGACGCCCTACTCGCCGCACTACCGACCCACGTCCTAACGCCCAAACAGATGTGA
- the glgX gene encoding glycogen debranching protein GlgX, whose product MSVGTGPRPGAVVQTDGTTFTLWAPAAERVELALIDADGSQRNLDLAHTGEFWTGFVPGVGAGQRYGYRVHGPFDPSHGLRFDPSKLLLDPYARAVDGELDYDSPRIYDSSEGDSAGHVPVGVVVADSPPPPPISKPVHWGETVVYELHTNGFTKLHPDVPEHQRGTYAGLAHPSVIRYLTDLGVTSVELLPIHHFLTEPSIAARGLPNYWGYNTLGFFAPHAPYSSSGSLGEQVAEFKSMVAAFHAAGIEVILDVVYNHTAEGGFDGPTLSFRGIDNRAYYRLGQGAAMYDVTGTGNSVDTSHPQVRRLVMDSLRYWVEEMGVDGFRFDLAVTLVRNERHEVDIPGHPFLAEVAADPVLGRVKLIAEPWDVGPFGYQVGNFGPPWSEWNGKFRDSVRDVWRNTSDGVKDLAYRLSGSSDLYGDDGRYPYASINFVTAHDGFTLRDLVSYEQKHNEANHEDNRDGTDDNRSWNCGVEGETDDWRVTVLRKRQMANLMATLILSTGVPMITAGDECGRTQHGNNNAYCQDSEISWFDWSLPESWSDHLALTKKLLALRAAHPALRQWHYFSGQPVVSGGRKDLSWIAPHGGEMTDADWSDGNLRTIGMFLAGDALRATDAEGNALTDSSFLMALNATPETQNVVVPDASWAPAYEVVLDTSNSMVTEVEAGATVPLAPRCLVLLRAL is encoded by the coding sequence CTGTCCGTCGGCACCGGACCGCGTCCGGGCGCGGTGGTCCAGACCGATGGCACCACCTTCACGCTCTGGGCGCCGGCCGCCGAGCGGGTCGAGCTGGCCCTGATCGACGCCGACGGCAGCCAGCGGAATCTCGATCTGGCCCATACCGGTGAGTTCTGGACCGGTTTCGTACCGGGCGTCGGTGCCGGCCAGCGGTACGGGTACCGGGTGCACGGCCCGTTCGACCCGTCGCACGGGCTGCGGTTCGACCCGTCGAAGCTGCTCCTCGACCCGTACGCGCGGGCCGTCGACGGCGAGCTCGACTACGACAGCCCGCGGATCTACGACTCCTCCGAGGGCGACTCGGCCGGGCATGTGCCGGTCGGCGTCGTCGTCGCGGACTCCCCGCCGCCGCCACCGATCAGCAAGCCGGTGCACTGGGGCGAGACGGTCGTCTACGAGCTGCACACCAATGGCTTCACCAAACTGCATCCGGACGTTCCGGAGCATCAGCGCGGTACGTACGCCGGGCTGGCGCATCCGTCCGTGATCCGGTACCTGACCGATCTCGGTGTGACGTCGGTCGAGCTGCTGCCGATCCACCACTTCCTCACCGAGCCGTCGATCGCGGCCCGCGGCCTGCCGAACTACTGGGGTTACAACACGCTCGGGTTCTTCGCGCCGCACGCGCCGTACTCGTCGTCCGGGTCGCTCGGCGAGCAGGTGGCCGAGTTCAAGTCGATGGTCGCCGCGTTCCATGCCGCCGGCATCGAAGTGATCCTGGACGTGGTCTACAACCACACCGCGGAGGGCGGTTTCGACGGACCGACGCTGAGCTTCCGCGGCATCGACAACCGGGCGTACTACCGGCTCGGTCAGGGCGCGGCGATGTACGACGTGACCGGCACCGGCAACTCGGTCGACACGTCACACCCGCAGGTACGCCGACTGGTGATGGACTCGCTGCGCTACTGGGTCGAGGAGATGGGCGTCGACGGGTTCCGGTTCGACCTGGCCGTGACGCTGGTCCGTAACGAGCGGCACGAGGTCGACATCCCCGGTCACCCGTTCCTGGCCGAGGTCGCGGCCGATCCGGTGCTCGGCCGGGTGAAGCTGATCGCCGAGCCGTGGGACGTCGGCCCGTTCGGGTACCAGGTGGGCAACTTCGGGCCGCCGTGGTCGGAGTGGAACGGTAAGTTCCGCGACAGTGTCCGGGACGTCTGGCGGAACACGTCCGACGGCGTGAAGGACCTCGCGTACCGGCTGTCCGGCTCCAGTGATCTGTACGGCGACGACGGCCGCTACCCGTACGCGTCGATCAACTTCGTCACCGCGCATGACGGGTTCACCCTGCGCGACCTGGTCAGCTACGAGCAGAAGCACAACGAGGCGAACCACGAGGACAACCGCGACGGCACCGACGACAACCGCTCCTGGAACTGCGGCGTCGAAGGCGAGACCGACGACTGGCGCGTGACCGTGCTGCGCAAACGCCAGATGGCGAACCTGATGGCCACGCTGATCCTGTCCACCGGTGTGCCGATGATCACTGCCGGCGACGAGTGCGGCCGGACGCAGCACGGCAACAACAACGCGTACTGCCAGGACAGCGAGATCTCCTGGTTCGACTGGTCGCTGCCGGAGAGCTGGTCCGATCACCTCGCACTGACGAAGAAGCTGCTGGCGCTTCGGGCCGCACACCCCGCGCTGCGGCAGTGGCACTACTTCTCCGGACAACCGGTCGTCTCCGGTGGCCGGAAGGACCTGTCCTGGATCGCGCCGCACGGTGGTGAGATGACGGACGCGGACTGGTCGGACGGCAACCTGCGGACCATCGGGATGTTCCTGGCGGGTGATGCGTTGCGCGCGACCGACGCGGAGGGCAACGCGCTGACCGACAGCTCGTTCCTGATGGCTCTCAACGCGACACCGGAGACACAGAACGTCGTCGTACCGGACGCGTCCTGGGCACCGGCGTACGAGGTCGTGCTGGACACCAGCAACAGCATGGTGACCGAGGTGGAAGCCGGTGCGACGGTGCCGCTCGCACCGCGCTGTCTGGTGCTGCTGCGCGCGCTCTGA